From the genome of Lotus japonicus ecotype B-129 chromosome 6, LjGifu_v1.2, one region includes:
- the LOC130721992 gene encoding auxin response factor 6-like isoform X3 translates to MRLSSAGFSPPPQEGEKRVLDSELWHACAGPLVSLPALGSRVVYFPQGHSEQVAVSTNKEVDAHIPNYPSLPPQLICQLHNVTMHADAETDEVYAQMTLQPLNPQEQKEAYLPAELGTPSKQPTNYFCKTLTASDTSTHGGFSVPRRAAEKVFPPLDFSQQPPAQELIARDLHGNEWKFRHIFRGQPKRHLLTTGWSVFVSAKRLVAGDSVLFIWNEKNQLLLGIRRANRPQTVMPSSVLSSDSMHLGLLAAAAHAAATNSRFTIFYNPRASPSEFVIPLVKYVKAVYHTRVSVGMRFRMLFETEESSVRRYMGTITGISDLDPARWPNSHWRSVKVGWDESTAGERQPRVSLWEIEPLTTFPMYPSPFPLRLKRPWPPGLPSFHAGMKDDEFGLNSPLLWLRDSDRGMQSLNFQGMGVNPWMQPRFDPSMLNMQTDMYQAVAAAALQDMRSVDPSKQHPSSLLQFQQPQNFPNRTALMQAQMLQQSQPQQVFQNNQENQQLLQSQSHLQQHLQHQHSFNGQTQNHNHNQQQQQQQQQQTQQQVVDNQQICNAGSTMSQFVSAPQPQSSPTQAQSSLSQQQSFSDSNVNPVTTIVSPLHSLMGSFPQDETSHLLNLSRTSSWVPVQNSTGWPSKRIAVDPLLSSGASVLPQVEQLGQPQNTISQNVVTLPPFPGRECSIDQGSNDPQNHLLFGVNIEPSSLLMHNGISNLKGISSNSDSPTLPYQSSNYLNTTGPDSSLNHGITQSIDESGFLQSPENAGQGNPQNKTFVKVYKSGSFGRSLDITKFSSYPELRGELARMFGLEGELEDPVRSGWQLVFVDRESDVLLLGDGPWPEFVNSVWCIKILSPQEMQQMGNTGLELLNSVPNQRLSNGVCDDYMSRQDPRNLGSGITTVGSLDY, encoded by the exons ATGAGACTTTCTTCAGCTGGTTTTAGTCCTCCACCTCAGGAAG GGGAAAAGCGAGTTCTAGATTCAGAGCTTTGGCATGCTTGTGCTGGTCCCCTTGTCTCTTTGCCAGCACTTGGAAGCCGCGTGGTGTACTTTCCACAAGGTCACAGTGAACAG GTAGCTGTGTCAACTAACAAGGAAGTGGATGCTCATATTCCAAACTATCCAAGCTTACCTCCTCAACTGATTTGTCAACTTCATAATGTGACTATGCAT GCTGATGCTGAGACTGATGAAGTTTATGCTCAGATGACCTTGCAACCTCTGAATCCT CAAGAGCAAAAGGAAGCATACCTTCCAGCAGAGTTGGGCACTCCCAGTAAACAGCCAACAAACTATTTCTGCAAGACTTTGACTGCTAGTGACACAAGCACTCATGGGGGATTCTCTGTGCCTCGCCGGGCAGCTGAAAAAGTGTTTCCTCCATTG GACTTCTCCCAACAGCCTCCTGCTCAGGAGCTAATTGCAAGGGATTTGCATGGCAATGAATGGAAATTCAGACATATCTTCCGGG GGCAGCCCAAGAGGCATCTACTTACTACTGGATGGAGTGTCTTTGTGAGTGCTAAAAGACTTGTTGCTGGTGATTCTGTGCTGTTTATCTG GAATGAAAAGAACCAATTGCTTCTGGGGATCCGCCGTGCTAATCGACCACAGACTGTTATGCCTTCATCAGTTCTGTCAAGTGATAGTATGCACTTGGGGCTTCTTGCTGCGGCAGCTCATGCAGCTGCGACAAATAGTCGCTTCACCATTTTCTACAACCCACG TGCTAGCCCATCAGAATTTGTCATACCCTTAGTGAAGTATGTTAAAGCTGTATATCATACTCGAGTTTCAGTTGGTATGCGTTTCAGGATGCTGTTTGAAACAGAGGAGTCTAGTGTGCGGCG ATACATGGGTACAATAACAGGCATTAGTGATCTGGATCCTGCCCGGTGGCCGAATTCACATTGGCGCTCAGTGAAG gttgggtgggatgaatcCACCGCAGGAGAGAGGCAACCTAGGGTTTCTTTATGGGAAATTGAGCCATTAACAACATTTCCTATGTATCCATCCCCATTCCCTCTTAGGCTAAAACGACCCTGGCCTCCgggattgccttcattccaTG CAGGCATGAAGGATGATGAATTTGGCTTAAACTCTCCTCTGTTGTGGCTCCGGGATTCCGATAGAGGGATGCAGTCTCTTAATTTTCAGGGTATGGGGGTTAATCCGTGGATGCAGCCAAGATTTGATCCCTCCATGCTGAATATGCAAACAGATATGTATCAAGCTGTTGCTGCAGCTGCACTTCAGGACATGAGGAGTGTAGATCCTTCCAAACAGCATCCTAGTTCCTTACTTCAGTTTCAGCAACCACAGAACTTCCCGAACAGAACTGCTTTAATGCAGGCCCAGATGTTGCAACAGTCACAGCCTCAACAGGTTTTTCAAAATAATCAGGAGAATCAACAACTGCTGCAATCTCAGTCTCATCTTCAGCAGCACCTACAGCATCAGCACTCATTCAATGGTCAGACTCAGAATCATAATCACaatcagcagcagcagcagcaacaacaacaacaaactcaacagcAAGTGGTAGATAATCAGCAGATTTGCAATGCCGGCTCTACGATGTCTCAGTTTGTTTCAGCACCTCAACCTCAATCATCACCCACACAAGCTCAATCTTCACTGAGCCAACAGCAAAGTTTTTCCGATTCAAATGTGAACCCTGTGACGACTATTGTTTCTCCCTTGCACAGTCTCATGGGTTCATTTCCCCAGGATGAAACATCCCACCTTCTGAATCTTTCAAGAACAAGCTCTTGGGTTCCTGTTCAAAATTCAACAGGATGGCCCTCCAAGCGTATTGCGGTGGatcctcttctttcttctggAGCATCTGTTCTGCCTCAGGTGGAGCAGTTGGGGCAGCCGCAAAACACCATATCTCAAAATGTTGTTACATTGCCACCATTTCCTGGCAGGGAATGCTCAATAGACCAAGGGAGCAATGATCCCCAAAATCATCTTTTATTTGGTGTTAATATTGAGCCTTCGTCTCTTCTAATGCATAATGGAATTTCAAACCTTAAGGGGATCAGCAGCAACAGTGATTCCCCAACCTTGCCCTATCAGTCTTCCAATTACCTGAATACCACAGGCCCTGATTCTTCATTGAATCATGGAATAACACAGAGCATTGACGAATCTGGCTTCCTGCAGTCGCCAGAAAATGCGGGGCAAGGAAACCCACAGAACAAGACCTTTGTGAAG GTCTATAAATCAGGGTCCTTCGGAAGATCGCTGGATATCACCAAATTCAGCAGCTACCCTGAGCTGCGTGGTGAGCTTGCTCGAATGTTTGGGCTTGAAGGCGAGTTGGAGGACCCTGTGAGATCAGGCTGGCAGCTTGTATTCGTTGACCGAGAGAGTGACGTTCTTCTCCTCGGTGATGGCCCCTGGCC GGAATTCGTAAATAGTGTATGGTGCATCAAGATACTTTCGCCCCAGGAAATGCAGCAAATGGGGAACACCGGTCTCGAGCTTTTGAACTCAGTTCCAAACCAAAGGCTCTCTAATGGCGTCTGTGATGATTACATGAGCCGTCAGGACCCGAGAAATTTAGGCTCTGGGATAACAACTGTAGGGTCTTTAGACTACTGA
- the LOC130721992 gene encoding auxin response factor 6-like isoform X1: protein MRLSSAGFSPPPQEGEKRVLDSELWHACAGPLVSLPALGSRVVYFPQGHSEQVAVSTNKEVDAHIPNYPSLPPQLICQLHNVTMHADAETDEVYAQMTLQPLNPQEQKEAYLPAELGTPSKQPTNYFCKTLTASDTSTHGGFSVPRRAAEKVFPPLDFSQQPPAQELIARDLHGNEWKFRHIFRGQPKRHLLTTGWSVFVSAKRLVAGDSVLFIWNEKNQLLLGIRRANRPQTVMPSSVLSSDSMHLGLLAAAAHAAATNSRFTIFYNPRYEQYTFVKLSSHDIFALIDIIFFVYKSSASPSEFVIPLVKYVKAVYHTRVSVGMRFRMLFETEESSVRRYMGTITGISDLDPARWPNSHWRSVKVGWDESTAGERQPRVSLWEIEPLTTFPMYPSPFPLRLKRPWPPGLPSFHAGMKDDEFGLNSPLLWLRDSDRGMQSLNFQGMGVNPWMQPRFDPSMLNMQTDMYQAVAAAALQDMRSVDPSKQHPSSLLQFQQPQNFPNRTALMQAQMLQQSQPQQVFQNNQENQQLLQSQSHLQQHLQHQHSFNGQTQNHNHNQQQQQQQQQQTQQQVVDNQQICNAGSTMSQFVSAPQPQSSPTQAQSSLSQQQSFSDSNVNPVTTIVSPLHSLMGSFPQDETSHLLNLSRTSSWVPVQNSTGWPSKRIAVDPLLSSGASVLPQVEQLGQPQNTISQNVVTLPPFPGRECSIDQGSNDPQNHLLFGVNIEPSSLLMHNGISNLKGISSNSDSPTLPYQSSNYLNTTGPDSSLNHGITQSIDESGFLQSPENAGQGNPQNKTFVKVYKSGSFGRSLDITKFSSYPELRGELARMFGLEGELEDPVRSGWQLVFVDRESDVLLLGDGPWPEFVNSVWCIKILSPQEMQQMGNTGLELLNSVPNQRLSNGVCDDYMSRQDPRNLGSGITTVGSLDY, encoded by the exons ATGAGACTTTCTTCAGCTGGTTTTAGTCCTCCACCTCAGGAAG GGGAAAAGCGAGTTCTAGATTCAGAGCTTTGGCATGCTTGTGCTGGTCCCCTTGTCTCTTTGCCAGCACTTGGAAGCCGCGTGGTGTACTTTCCACAAGGTCACAGTGAACAG GTAGCTGTGTCAACTAACAAGGAAGTGGATGCTCATATTCCAAACTATCCAAGCTTACCTCCTCAACTGATTTGTCAACTTCATAATGTGACTATGCAT GCTGATGCTGAGACTGATGAAGTTTATGCTCAGATGACCTTGCAACCTCTGAATCCT CAAGAGCAAAAGGAAGCATACCTTCCAGCAGAGTTGGGCACTCCCAGTAAACAGCCAACAAACTATTTCTGCAAGACTTTGACTGCTAGTGACACAAGCACTCATGGGGGATTCTCTGTGCCTCGCCGGGCAGCTGAAAAAGTGTTTCCTCCATTG GACTTCTCCCAACAGCCTCCTGCTCAGGAGCTAATTGCAAGGGATTTGCATGGCAATGAATGGAAATTCAGACATATCTTCCGGG GGCAGCCCAAGAGGCATCTACTTACTACTGGATGGAGTGTCTTTGTGAGTGCTAAAAGACTTGTTGCTGGTGATTCTGTGCTGTTTATCTG GAATGAAAAGAACCAATTGCTTCTGGGGATCCGCCGTGCTAATCGACCACAGACTGTTATGCCTTCATCAGTTCTGTCAAGTGATAGTATGCACTTGGGGCTTCTTGCTGCGGCAGCTCATGCAGCTGCGACAAATAGTCGCTTCACCATTTTCTACAACCCACGGTATGAGCAGTACACGTTTGTTAAACTTTCAAGTCATGATATATTTGCTTTGATTGacattatattttttgtttataaatCCAGTGCTAGCCCATCAGAATTTGTCATACCCTTAGTGAAGTATGTTAAAGCTGTATATCATACTCGAGTTTCAGTTGGTATGCGTTTCAGGATGCTGTTTGAAACAGAGGAGTCTAGTGTGCGGCG ATACATGGGTACAATAACAGGCATTAGTGATCTGGATCCTGCCCGGTGGCCGAATTCACATTGGCGCTCAGTGAAG gttgggtgggatgaatcCACCGCAGGAGAGAGGCAACCTAGGGTTTCTTTATGGGAAATTGAGCCATTAACAACATTTCCTATGTATCCATCCCCATTCCCTCTTAGGCTAAAACGACCCTGGCCTCCgggattgccttcattccaTG CAGGCATGAAGGATGATGAATTTGGCTTAAACTCTCCTCTGTTGTGGCTCCGGGATTCCGATAGAGGGATGCAGTCTCTTAATTTTCAGGGTATGGGGGTTAATCCGTGGATGCAGCCAAGATTTGATCCCTCCATGCTGAATATGCAAACAGATATGTATCAAGCTGTTGCTGCAGCTGCACTTCAGGACATGAGGAGTGTAGATCCTTCCAAACAGCATCCTAGTTCCTTACTTCAGTTTCAGCAACCACAGAACTTCCCGAACAGAACTGCTTTAATGCAGGCCCAGATGTTGCAACAGTCACAGCCTCAACAGGTTTTTCAAAATAATCAGGAGAATCAACAACTGCTGCAATCTCAGTCTCATCTTCAGCAGCACCTACAGCATCAGCACTCATTCAATGGTCAGACTCAGAATCATAATCACaatcagcagcagcagcagcaacaacaacaacaaactcaacagcAAGTGGTAGATAATCAGCAGATTTGCAATGCCGGCTCTACGATGTCTCAGTTTGTTTCAGCACCTCAACCTCAATCATCACCCACACAAGCTCAATCTTCACTGAGCCAACAGCAAAGTTTTTCCGATTCAAATGTGAACCCTGTGACGACTATTGTTTCTCCCTTGCACAGTCTCATGGGTTCATTTCCCCAGGATGAAACATCCCACCTTCTGAATCTTTCAAGAACAAGCTCTTGGGTTCCTGTTCAAAATTCAACAGGATGGCCCTCCAAGCGTATTGCGGTGGatcctcttctttcttctggAGCATCTGTTCTGCCTCAGGTGGAGCAGTTGGGGCAGCCGCAAAACACCATATCTCAAAATGTTGTTACATTGCCACCATTTCCTGGCAGGGAATGCTCAATAGACCAAGGGAGCAATGATCCCCAAAATCATCTTTTATTTGGTGTTAATATTGAGCCTTCGTCTCTTCTAATGCATAATGGAATTTCAAACCTTAAGGGGATCAGCAGCAACAGTGATTCCCCAACCTTGCCCTATCAGTCTTCCAATTACCTGAATACCACAGGCCCTGATTCTTCATTGAATCATGGAATAACACAGAGCATTGACGAATCTGGCTTCCTGCAGTCGCCAGAAAATGCGGGGCAAGGAAACCCACAGAACAAGACCTTTGTGAAG GTCTATAAATCAGGGTCCTTCGGAAGATCGCTGGATATCACCAAATTCAGCAGCTACCCTGAGCTGCGTGGTGAGCTTGCTCGAATGTTTGGGCTTGAAGGCGAGTTGGAGGACCCTGTGAGATCAGGCTGGCAGCTTGTATTCGTTGACCGAGAGAGTGACGTTCTTCTCCTCGGTGATGGCCCCTGGCC GGAATTCGTAAATAGTGTATGGTGCATCAAGATACTTTCGCCCCAGGAAATGCAGCAAATGGGGAACACCGGTCTCGAGCTTTTGAACTCAGTTCCAAACCAAAGGCTCTCTAATGGCGTCTGTGATGATTACATGAGCCGTCAGGACCCGAGAAATTTAGGCTCTGGGATAACAACTGTAGGGTCTTTAGACTACTGA
- the LOC130721992 gene encoding auxin response factor 6-like isoform X4 has product MRLSSAGFSPPPQEGEKRVLDSELWHACAGPLVSLPALGSRVVYFPQGHSEQVAVSTNKEVDAHIPNYPSLPPQLICQLHNVTMHADAETDEVYAQMTLQPLNPQEQKEAYLPAELGTPSKQPTNYFCKTLTASDTSTHGGFSVPRRAAEKVFPPLDFSQQPPAQELIARDLHGNEWKFRHIFRGQPKRHLLTTGWSVFVSAKRLVAGDSVLFIWNEKNQLLLGIRRANRPQTVMPSSVLSSDSMHLGLLAAAAHAAATNSRFTIFYNPRASPSEFVIPLVKYVKAVYHTRVSVGMRFRMLFETEESSVRRYMGTITGISDLDPARWPNSHWRSVKVGWDESTAGERQPRVSLWEIEPLTTFPMYPSPFPLRLKRPWPPGLPSFHGMKDDEFGLNSPLLWLRDSDRGMQSLNFQGMGVNPWMQPRFDPSMLNMQTDMYQAVAAAALQDMRSVDPSKQHPSSLLQFQQPQNFPNRTALMQAQMLQQSQPQQVFQNNQENQQLLQSQSHLQQHLQHQHSFNGQTQNHNHNQQQQQQQQQQTQQQVVDNQQICNAGSTMSQFVSAPQPQSSPTQAQSSLSQQQSFSDSNVNPVTTIVSPLHSLMGSFPQDETSHLLNLSRTSSWVPVQNSTGWPSKRIAVDPLLSSGASVLPQVEQLGQPQNTISQNVVTLPPFPGRECSIDQGSNDPQNHLLFGVNIEPSSLLMHNGISNLKGISSNSDSPTLPYQSSNYLNTTGPDSSLNHGITQSIDESGFLQSPENAGQGNPQNKTFVKVYKSGSFGRSLDITKFSSYPELRGELARMFGLEGELEDPVRSGWQLVFVDRESDVLLLGDGPWPEFVNSVWCIKILSPQEMQQMGNTGLELLNSVPNQRLSNGVCDDYMSRQDPRNLGSGITTVGSLDY; this is encoded by the exons ATGAGACTTTCTTCAGCTGGTTTTAGTCCTCCACCTCAGGAAG GGGAAAAGCGAGTTCTAGATTCAGAGCTTTGGCATGCTTGTGCTGGTCCCCTTGTCTCTTTGCCAGCACTTGGAAGCCGCGTGGTGTACTTTCCACAAGGTCACAGTGAACAG GTAGCTGTGTCAACTAACAAGGAAGTGGATGCTCATATTCCAAACTATCCAAGCTTACCTCCTCAACTGATTTGTCAACTTCATAATGTGACTATGCAT GCTGATGCTGAGACTGATGAAGTTTATGCTCAGATGACCTTGCAACCTCTGAATCCT CAAGAGCAAAAGGAAGCATACCTTCCAGCAGAGTTGGGCACTCCCAGTAAACAGCCAACAAACTATTTCTGCAAGACTTTGACTGCTAGTGACACAAGCACTCATGGGGGATTCTCTGTGCCTCGCCGGGCAGCTGAAAAAGTGTTTCCTCCATTG GACTTCTCCCAACAGCCTCCTGCTCAGGAGCTAATTGCAAGGGATTTGCATGGCAATGAATGGAAATTCAGACATATCTTCCGGG GGCAGCCCAAGAGGCATCTACTTACTACTGGATGGAGTGTCTTTGTGAGTGCTAAAAGACTTGTTGCTGGTGATTCTGTGCTGTTTATCTG GAATGAAAAGAACCAATTGCTTCTGGGGATCCGCCGTGCTAATCGACCACAGACTGTTATGCCTTCATCAGTTCTGTCAAGTGATAGTATGCACTTGGGGCTTCTTGCTGCGGCAGCTCATGCAGCTGCGACAAATAGTCGCTTCACCATTTTCTACAACCCACG TGCTAGCCCATCAGAATTTGTCATACCCTTAGTGAAGTATGTTAAAGCTGTATATCATACTCGAGTTTCAGTTGGTATGCGTTTCAGGATGCTGTTTGAAACAGAGGAGTCTAGTGTGCGGCG ATACATGGGTACAATAACAGGCATTAGTGATCTGGATCCTGCCCGGTGGCCGAATTCACATTGGCGCTCAGTGAAG gttgggtgggatgaatcCACCGCAGGAGAGAGGCAACCTAGGGTTTCTTTATGGGAAATTGAGCCATTAACAACATTTCCTATGTATCCATCCCCATTCCCTCTTAGGCTAAAACGACCCTGGCCTCCgggattgccttcattccaTG GCATGAAGGATGATGAATTTGGCTTAAACTCTCCTCTGTTGTGGCTCCGGGATTCCGATAGAGGGATGCAGTCTCTTAATTTTCAGGGTATGGGGGTTAATCCGTGGATGCAGCCAAGATTTGATCCCTCCATGCTGAATATGCAAACAGATATGTATCAAGCTGTTGCTGCAGCTGCACTTCAGGACATGAGGAGTGTAGATCCTTCCAAACAGCATCCTAGTTCCTTACTTCAGTTTCAGCAACCACAGAACTTCCCGAACAGAACTGCTTTAATGCAGGCCCAGATGTTGCAACAGTCACAGCCTCAACAGGTTTTTCAAAATAATCAGGAGAATCAACAACTGCTGCAATCTCAGTCTCATCTTCAGCAGCACCTACAGCATCAGCACTCATTCAATGGTCAGACTCAGAATCATAATCACaatcagcagcagcagcagcaacaacaacaacaaactcaacagcAAGTGGTAGATAATCAGCAGATTTGCAATGCCGGCTCTACGATGTCTCAGTTTGTTTCAGCACCTCAACCTCAATCATCACCCACACAAGCTCAATCTTCACTGAGCCAACAGCAAAGTTTTTCCGATTCAAATGTGAACCCTGTGACGACTATTGTTTCTCCCTTGCACAGTCTCATGGGTTCATTTCCCCAGGATGAAACATCCCACCTTCTGAATCTTTCAAGAACAAGCTCTTGGGTTCCTGTTCAAAATTCAACAGGATGGCCCTCCAAGCGTATTGCGGTGGatcctcttctttcttctggAGCATCTGTTCTGCCTCAGGTGGAGCAGTTGGGGCAGCCGCAAAACACCATATCTCAAAATGTTGTTACATTGCCACCATTTCCTGGCAGGGAATGCTCAATAGACCAAGGGAGCAATGATCCCCAAAATCATCTTTTATTTGGTGTTAATATTGAGCCTTCGTCTCTTCTAATGCATAATGGAATTTCAAACCTTAAGGGGATCAGCAGCAACAGTGATTCCCCAACCTTGCCCTATCAGTCTTCCAATTACCTGAATACCACAGGCCCTGATTCTTCATTGAATCATGGAATAACACAGAGCATTGACGAATCTGGCTTCCTGCAGTCGCCAGAAAATGCGGGGCAAGGAAACCCACAGAACAAGACCTTTGTGAAG GTCTATAAATCAGGGTCCTTCGGAAGATCGCTGGATATCACCAAATTCAGCAGCTACCCTGAGCTGCGTGGTGAGCTTGCTCGAATGTTTGGGCTTGAAGGCGAGTTGGAGGACCCTGTGAGATCAGGCTGGCAGCTTGTATTCGTTGACCGAGAGAGTGACGTTCTTCTCCTCGGTGATGGCCCCTGGCC GGAATTCGTAAATAGTGTATGGTGCATCAAGATACTTTCGCCCCAGGAAATGCAGCAAATGGGGAACACCGGTCTCGAGCTTTTGAACTCAGTTCCAAACCAAAGGCTCTCTAATGGCGTCTGTGATGATTACATGAGCCGTCAGGACCCGAGAAATTTAGGCTCTGGGATAACAACTGTAGGGTCTTTAGACTACTGA
- the LOC130721992 gene encoding auxin response factor 6-like isoform X2, translating to MRLSSAGFSPPPQEGEKRVLDSELWHACAGPLVSLPALGSRVVYFPQGHSEQVAVSTNKEVDAHIPNYPSLPPQLICQLHNVTMHADAETDEVYAQMTLQPLNPQEQKEAYLPAELGTPSKQPTNYFCKTLTASDTSTHGGFSVPRRAAEKVFPPLDFSQQPPAQELIARDLHGNEWKFRHIFRGQPKRHLLTTGWSVFVSAKRLVAGDSVLFIWNEKNQLLLGIRRANRPQTVMPSSVLSSDSMHLGLLAAAAHAAATNSRFTIFYNPRYEQYTFVKLSSHDIFALIDIIFFVYKSSASPSEFVIPLVKYVKAVYHTRVSVGMRFRMLFETEESSVRRYMGTITGISDLDPARWPNSHWRSVKVGWDESTAGERQPRVSLWEIEPLTTFPMYPSPFPLRLKRPWPPGLPSFHGMKDDEFGLNSPLLWLRDSDRGMQSLNFQGMGVNPWMQPRFDPSMLNMQTDMYQAVAAAALQDMRSVDPSKQHPSSLLQFQQPQNFPNRTALMQAQMLQQSQPQQVFQNNQENQQLLQSQSHLQQHLQHQHSFNGQTQNHNHNQQQQQQQQQQTQQQVVDNQQICNAGSTMSQFVSAPQPQSSPTQAQSSLSQQQSFSDSNVNPVTTIVSPLHSLMGSFPQDETSHLLNLSRTSSWVPVQNSTGWPSKRIAVDPLLSSGASVLPQVEQLGQPQNTISQNVVTLPPFPGRECSIDQGSNDPQNHLLFGVNIEPSSLLMHNGISNLKGISSNSDSPTLPYQSSNYLNTTGPDSSLNHGITQSIDESGFLQSPENAGQGNPQNKTFVKVYKSGSFGRSLDITKFSSYPELRGELARMFGLEGELEDPVRSGWQLVFVDRESDVLLLGDGPWPEFVNSVWCIKILSPQEMQQMGNTGLELLNSVPNQRLSNGVCDDYMSRQDPRNLGSGITTVGSLDY from the exons ATGAGACTTTCTTCAGCTGGTTTTAGTCCTCCACCTCAGGAAG GGGAAAAGCGAGTTCTAGATTCAGAGCTTTGGCATGCTTGTGCTGGTCCCCTTGTCTCTTTGCCAGCACTTGGAAGCCGCGTGGTGTACTTTCCACAAGGTCACAGTGAACAG GTAGCTGTGTCAACTAACAAGGAAGTGGATGCTCATATTCCAAACTATCCAAGCTTACCTCCTCAACTGATTTGTCAACTTCATAATGTGACTATGCAT GCTGATGCTGAGACTGATGAAGTTTATGCTCAGATGACCTTGCAACCTCTGAATCCT CAAGAGCAAAAGGAAGCATACCTTCCAGCAGAGTTGGGCACTCCCAGTAAACAGCCAACAAACTATTTCTGCAAGACTTTGACTGCTAGTGACACAAGCACTCATGGGGGATTCTCTGTGCCTCGCCGGGCAGCTGAAAAAGTGTTTCCTCCATTG GACTTCTCCCAACAGCCTCCTGCTCAGGAGCTAATTGCAAGGGATTTGCATGGCAATGAATGGAAATTCAGACATATCTTCCGGG GGCAGCCCAAGAGGCATCTACTTACTACTGGATGGAGTGTCTTTGTGAGTGCTAAAAGACTTGTTGCTGGTGATTCTGTGCTGTTTATCTG GAATGAAAAGAACCAATTGCTTCTGGGGATCCGCCGTGCTAATCGACCACAGACTGTTATGCCTTCATCAGTTCTGTCAAGTGATAGTATGCACTTGGGGCTTCTTGCTGCGGCAGCTCATGCAGCTGCGACAAATAGTCGCTTCACCATTTTCTACAACCCACGGTATGAGCAGTACACGTTTGTTAAACTTTCAAGTCATGATATATTTGCTTTGATTGacattatattttttgtttataaatCCAGTGCTAGCCCATCAGAATTTGTCATACCCTTAGTGAAGTATGTTAAAGCTGTATATCATACTCGAGTTTCAGTTGGTATGCGTTTCAGGATGCTGTTTGAAACAGAGGAGTCTAGTGTGCGGCG ATACATGGGTACAATAACAGGCATTAGTGATCTGGATCCTGCCCGGTGGCCGAATTCACATTGGCGCTCAGTGAAG gttgggtgggatgaatcCACCGCAGGAGAGAGGCAACCTAGGGTTTCTTTATGGGAAATTGAGCCATTAACAACATTTCCTATGTATCCATCCCCATTCCCTCTTAGGCTAAAACGACCCTGGCCTCCgggattgccttcattccaTG GCATGAAGGATGATGAATTTGGCTTAAACTCTCCTCTGTTGTGGCTCCGGGATTCCGATAGAGGGATGCAGTCTCTTAATTTTCAGGGTATGGGGGTTAATCCGTGGATGCAGCCAAGATTTGATCCCTCCATGCTGAATATGCAAACAGATATGTATCAAGCTGTTGCTGCAGCTGCACTTCAGGACATGAGGAGTGTAGATCCTTCCAAACAGCATCCTAGTTCCTTACTTCAGTTTCAGCAACCACAGAACTTCCCGAACAGAACTGCTTTAATGCAGGCCCAGATGTTGCAACAGTCACAGCCTCAACAGGTTTTTCAAAATAATCAGGAGAATCAACAACTGCTGCAATCTCAGTCTCATCTTCAGCAGCACCTACAGCATCAGCACTCATTCAATGGTCAGACTCAGAATCATAATCACaatcagcagcagcagcagcaacaacaacaacaaactcaacagcAAGTGGTAGATAATCAGCAGATTTGCAATGCCGGCTCTACGATGTCTCAGTTTGTTTCAGCACCTCAACCTCAATCATCACCCACACAAGCTCAATCTTCACTGAGCCAACAGCAAAGTTTTTCCGATTCAAATGTGAACCCTGTGACGACTATTGTTTCTCCCTTGCACAGTCTCATGGGTTCATTTCCCCAGGATGAAACATCCCACCTTCTGAATCTTTCAAGAACAAGCTCTTGGGTTCCTGTTCAAAATTCAACAGGATGGCCCTCCAAGCGTATTGCGGTGGatcctcttctttcttctggAGCATCTGTTCTGCCTCAGGTGGAGCAGTTGGGGCAGCCGCAAAACACCATATCTCAAAATGTTGTTACATTGCCACCATTTCCTGGCAGGGAATGCTCAATAGACCAAGGGAGCAATGATCCCCAAAATCATCTTTTATTTGGTGTTAATATTGAGCCTTCGTCTCTTCTAATGCATAATGGAATTTCAAACCTTAAGGGGATCAGCAGCAACAGTGATTCCCCAACCTTGCCCTATCAGTCTTCCAATTACCTGAATACCACAGGCCCTGATTCTTCATTGAATCATGGAATAACACAGAGCATTGACGAATCTGGCTTCCTGCAGTCGCCAGAAAATGCGGGGCAAGGAAACCCACAGAACAAGACCTTTGTGAAG GTCTATAAATCAGGGTCCTTCGGAAGATCGCTGGATATCACCAAATTCAGCAGCTACCCTGAGCTGCGTGGTGAGCTTGCTCGAATGTTTGGGCTTGAAGGCGAGTTGGAGGACCCTGTGAGATCAGGCTGGCAGCTTGTATTCGTTGACCGAGAGAGTGACGTTCTTCTCCTCGGTGATGGCCCCTGGCC GGAATTCGTAAATAGTGTATGGTGCATCAAGATACTTTCGCCCCAGGAAATGCAGCAAATGGGGAACACCGGTCTCGAGCTTTTGAACTCAGTTCCAAACCAAAGGCTCTCTAATGGCGTCTGTGATGATTACATGAGCCGTCAGGACCCGAGAAATTTAGGCTCTGGGATAACAACTGTAGGGTCTTTAGACTACTGA